Within the Flavobacterium sp. 9R genome, the region TTATTGAAACCTTCTTTTACTGGTTCTAATACTGGTGTAATATTTTGTAATTTACCATCATTTACTAGCTCTCTCAAACTAATTAATTCAAATTGTCTTGCTCTTAAGTAAGGGAAATACATAATCTAAATAGTATTTGTTTTTAAACCATTAATTAGGTTATCTCTATCCTGTTTTTTGAAATTCATAGAAAGGCATATCTGATTGAATTCACTATTTACCTTATTGAAAAACTGGTTGTTTATATTTCGTTTTTTCATAGAAGTAATAAATAAATTATTCAAATCTTCTTGTGGTATTGTTGATATGAGTTCTTTACAAATCTCAAACTGATTAAAGGAATTCATTTCAGGGAGTTGTTCAAAATATGCTTTTGAAATTTCTAAATATTCTTTCGTATGAAGAACTTCCATTAAAGTGTTCGAATCTATCTTGTTAATTCTCTCTGCTTTTTGAACAAGTTCAAACTCTTTTGAATCAGAATCAAAGGAAATTATACCGACTGAATCGTCAAAACTTGAATATTTTGATAAAAGTACGTTTGGAACAATGATATAAACTTCATTAAAAATTTTCTTATATTCTTTAAGTTGATTCGACAATCTATATTCCTTATCTAAAATAGTTTTAATTTCAAATACTTTAGAAACTCCATTGAACATAGCCAAATCAGCAATAGCTTTACCAATTCTAAATTCATTGAATATCACAGAATTGCTAGTTCCTAATTCTTTCTTTAGCCAATTGTTTAAAAACTCATTCTTTAATACATATTCATTTGGATAGTTTTTTTCGAGAATTTGATATGTATTTCGAAGAAATTTAAGATACGATTTACCTTTATTTTGCTCTACAAGATTATACCTTTTAAGCTTAATGTCAATGGAATCAAAATCTCCTTTTAGCCAACGGTTTACTTCACTTCTCGAAAAAAGTGTTGAAAAATCTCTTAGTTGGTTCGAATTGTATGACATCGTTTTTCGGGTAAAAGTAATAAAATATTTCACTGTTTCAATATTGACGCTGCTTTTTACTAGTACTGATAACTAATAGATGGTATAACAAGATTGATACTTTACTTTCTCAAATATATACAATTTTCACTACAAACCTTTTACTAGTTTATGGTTTGTTGTCAATATCTTGTTGTCTTGGATAGTTGAGCAAATGGCGTGATAGAATTCGACAAAAACACACCCCCAGCCCCTATAACTCCCTATTTTATTTATTTATCGGAGTCGTTGAATCTTCGATTTCAAGAGGGGAGCAGTGCACCCAAAAATTTGGAATTTGGGATTTTAAAAATTGAGATTTTCTCGTTCTAACGTTCCTAGCCCTGATGGGAGTGGAAATCCTCTGGCTCGGGTGGCTATTTTTGGGCAGGACGGAAAGAGCGACTAAAAGAAGCTACTTTGCGACCTAGCCCAAAAAGCCACGCGAGGCGGAGATTACAACGGACAGCAGGATTAGCTCCTAAAAAAACAATTCCAACGCTTTATAAGACGATATCCCAAAACACAAAAGGCCGCCGAAGCAACCTTTTGACTAACAACAACAAAATAAAAAAACTAACTACAATTTTAGACAGTTATTGTAATTTGGCATACTCGAACGTAGGATTTCCTCTTAGTCCCGCTTCGTTACTCATCGCGAGGAAACGCACTTTGTAGTAGTTGGAAGCGGCATCTTTGACCACATAAAAACGGTCGGTTCTCACGCTCGGCAAGGTAGTTGGTCCGCCACCGCTTCTCCAGTTAGCACCTATCACTCTTTGGTCGGTTTTGGAGGTTGTAAATTTATCTTCGACTACTTTTGCTAAGGTAAAATCAGCATAGCTACCACCATCGGCAACCAAAACTTGGTAGGCTTGTGTGCCGCCCAATCTGTTGGTCACGATAAAATCGGAATAGCCATAGGTTACCTCAGCGGTTCCTGTGGGCAAATAATTGGTAAAAGGCGTAAAATTCAAATCCCACTTGGTTTTTTGTGGCTCAACCGTTACTGTTTTGCCTTCGGACAGACTGAAAAATGTAAAATTGAAATTACTGTCTTTGGCAATGGTTTTTTCTGTAAAAGTAGTGGCACTCAAGTCCGCATATTGGATTTTGTAGCCGTTTCCGTTGCGTAGAATTCTGATTTTTTTCCAGCCTCTCGCTTCGCCATCAAGACTCACCGAGCCAACGCCTGCCGTGGCGGTCGAAACTGCAAAACCTAGATTGACTAAGTAGACTTTGTTCTCAGCATCGTTGGCAGCAACCGCGGCGATGGCCGTTCCCACTCCTGCTCCAGCTCCTTCTAAAACACCCGTTGGATTATCGACAAAACCATTGCTGGCCAAAGTTGTTCCTCCGCCAACTGCCACAGCAGCATCTGCGGTTTGAGGCAAGGTAATATCAGTAGTTTCTAGTTTTTTTACGGCCATTTTTAACGCTCCGTTGAGGATTACTCGGTATTCTGCACCCGTTG harbors:
- a CDS encoding sce7726 family protein — its product is MSYNSNQLRDFSTLFSRSEVNRWLKGDFDSIDIKLKRYNLVEQNKGKSYLKFLRNTYQILEKNYPNEYVLKNEFLNNWLKKELGTSNSVIFNEFRIGKAIADLAMFNGVSKVFEIKTILDKEYRLSNQLKEYKKIFNEVYIIVPNVLLSKYSSFDDSVGIISFDSDSKEFELVQKAERINKIDSNTLMEVLHTKEYLEISKAYFEQLPEMNSFNQFEICKELISTIPQEDLNNLFITSMKKRNINNQFFNKVNSEFNQICLSMNFKKQDRDNLINGLKTNTI
- a CDS encoding HmuY family protein gives rise to the protein MKKTFLILALALATLSSCSNDDEGNKPEIPSLGAILQPAVGGPNQPNQVYADLSTSKTDAIPRGSWDFGFSTGAEYRVILNGALKMAVKKLETTDITLPQTADAAVAVGGGTTLASNGFVDNPTGVLEGAGAGVGTAIAAVAANDAENKVYLVNLGFAVSTATAGVGSVSLDGEARGWKKIRILRNGNGYKIQYADLSATTFTEKTIAKDSNFNFTFFSLSEGKTVTVEPQKTKWDLNFTPFTNYLPTGTAEVTYGYSDFIVTNRLGGTQAYQVLVADGGSYADFTLAKVVEDKFTTSKTDQRVIGANWRSGGGPTTLPSVRTDRFYVVKDAASNYYKVRFLAMSNEAGLRGNPTFEYAKLQ